A window of the Mucilaginibacter sp. cycad4 genome harbors these coding sequences:
- a CDS encoding metalloregulator ArsR/SmtB family transcription factor gives MEQHGLDVFQVIADPSRRQILHLLSKDSRTINSLAENFDMSRPAVSKHIKVLYNAGFISIQDIGRERHCVLKQDGFKELQAWLAYYDKFWGDKLDKLGALMNDKMNRK, from the coding sequence ATGGAACAGCACGGGCTTGATGTATTCCAGGTAATTGCCGACCCAAGCAGAAGGCAGATCCTGCACCTGCTTTCAAAAGACAGCCGTACAATAAACTCACTGGCCGAGAACTTTGACATGAGTCGGCCGGCCGTTTCAAAGCATATTAAAGTGCTTTACAATGCCGGATTTATCTCCATACAAGACATCGGCAGGGAAAGGCATTGTGTGTTAAAACAGGACGGCTTTAAAGAATTGCAAGCCTGGTTAGCCTACTATGATAAATTCTGGGGCGATAAACTGGACAAACTGGGAGCTTTAATGAACGATAAAATGAACAGAAAATGA
- a CDS encoding RagB/SusD family nutrient uptake outer membrane protein — protein sequence MNKINKNIVAAALTAATIFITGGCTKRADLYPQAPSKFTPDVTYTSPAAFKAALATLNVSVRFEYFGDSAPLLTESIFTDAAVEGTTDKTTPAQDLNARITPTANLNSDDYNKIGRYWSAWYQGIHDCNVILSRIDNIKWPSDADKNLVKATALFHRAYRYYRLVHEFGDVPLLLKEESAVNTGYFSTQRIVILKQMKTDLEFAVANLTDANAKGDISKGGAAHLLAKVDLALGLFDDAIAAANIAINGPYHLMTNRFGIVAGDASKNIIWDLHRPENKALGTNAEALYVVLDRETLDGATPNGSQVMRNCVPMWHNGTILTPSALKPGISDKVTEEFPLTLWYGRGIGRLRGTPYATKYIWTDNTDLRHAPGNWMNMTDLVYNSPAIKTSDPAWYGKHLEQYTDANVNQRFLNGAKDTIRAWFGWPHYKVFIGSGPIALDKWWSPPRGTNTDWYVFRLAETYLLRAEAYVWKGQTALAMDDINKVRARANAQLLTDPGKVNIGTILDERQRELYWEEPRKTELTRIAFIFAQTGIAAYNGKSYNVANFSTSNFFYDRIMEKNDFYKNPNVVTNSGNHFTISPYHVLWPIPQSEIDLNVNGHINQSKGYAGAETNIPPLDKIVP from the coding sequence ATGAACAAGATAAACAAAAACATCGTGGCTGCAGCTTTAACAGCGGCAACCATATTTATAACCGGGGGCTGTACCAAGCGGGCCGATCTGTATCCGCAGGCACCTTCTAAATTTACACCCGACGTAACTTATACTTCACCTGCTGCATTTAAAGCTGCTTTGGCTACCTTAAATGTAAGCGTCAGGTTTGAGTATTTTGGCGACTCGGCCCCATTGCTTACCGAATCGATATTTACTGATGCTGCCGTTGAGGGTACTACCGATAAAACCACACCTGCACAGGATCTGAACGCGCGCATCACCCCTACCGCCAACTTAAACAGCGACGATTATAACAAGATAGGCCGTTACTGGAGCGCCTGGTACCAGGGCATCCATGACTGTAACGTTATTTTATCAAGGATAGATAACATCAAATGGCCATCGGATGCTGATAAAAACCTGGTAAAGGCGACGGCTTTATTTCACCGGGCTTACCGTTACTATCGTTTGGTTCATGAGTTTGGCGATGTGCCATTGCTGCTGAAAGAAGAATCCGCCGTAAACACTGGCTACTTCAGCACACAACGCATCGTTATCCTGAAACAAATGAAAACCGACCTGGAGTTTGCCGTAGCTAACCTTACCGATGCAAATGCTAAAGGCGATATTTCAAAAGGGGGAGCTGCCCACCTTTTAGCTAAAGTTGATTTAGCGCTCGGTTTATTTGATGACGCTATCGCGGCAGCTAACATTGCAATCAACGGCCCGTATCACCTCATGACCAATCGATTTGGCATAGTTGCGGGCGATGCTTCAAAAAACATTATCTGGGACCTTCATCGTCCCGAAAACAAAGCATTGGGAACAAATGCCGAGGCTTTATACGTAGTGCTCGATCGCGAAACGCTTGACGGCGCTACGCCAAACGGATCACAGGTGATGAGGAACTGCGTGCCTATGTGGCATAACGGCACTATCCTTACCCCCAGCGCATTAAAACCAGGGATCTCAGATAAGGTTACCGAAGAATTCCCGCTTACTTTATGGTATGGCCGTGGTATTGGCCGTTTACGCGGTACGCCTTATGCTACCAAATACATCTGGACGGATAATACCGACTTAAGGCATGCTCCCGGTAACTGGATGAACATGACCGATTTGGTTTATAATAGCCCAGCCATTAAAACCTCCGATCCTGCATGGTATGGTAAGCATCTTGAGCAATATACCGATGCTAATGTTAACCAACGCTTTCTGAACGGAGCAAAAGATACCATCCGTGCCTGGTTTGGCTGGCCGCATTATAAAGTGTTCATAGGCTCGGGCCCCATTGCGCTTGATAAATGGTGGAGCCCTCCCCGCGGTACTAACACCGACTGGTATGTTTTCCGCTTGGCAGAAACCTACCTGCTGCGCGCCGAAGCCTACGTATGGAAAGGCCAAACCGCACTTGCCATGGATGATATCAACAAGGTAAGGGCACGTGCAAATGCACAGTTGTTAACCGATCCGGGCAAAGTTAATATCGGCACCATACTTGACGAACGTCAAAGAGAACTGTATTGGGAAGAGCCACGTAAAACCGAGCTTACCCGTATCGCTTTCATCTTTGCGCAAACAGGAATTGCCGCTTACAACGGAAAAAGCTACAACGTGGCTAATTTTTCCACAAGTAACTTCTTTTACGACAGGATCATGGAGAAGAACGACTTTTACAAAAATCCTAACGTTGTAACCAACTCGGGTAATCACTTCACCATTTCGCCATATCACGTTTTATGGCCTATCCCGCAAAGCGAGATCGACCTGAACGTAAATGGCCATATCAACCAGAGCAAAGGATACGCGGGCGCCGAAACCAATATCCCTCCGCTTGATAAAATAGTACCTTAA
- a CDS encoding SPFH domain-containing protein gives MGLFNILRNEFIDVIEWVDTTQNTLVWKFPRHDNAIKMGAKLIVRESQAAVFMNEGRIADVYAPGTYELQTQNMPLLTTLMSWKYGFESPFKVDIFFVSLRQFTNQKWGTKNPVMIRDAEFGPVRLRAFGSFNFKVQDPKVFIKEIAATNPDFIIEDINEQLRNTVVSRGMDAVAESKINVLDLAANYNEMGKFITESIQPDFAELGLNLTKLLVENISLPPEVEQMLDKRSEMGILGNLGAYAQFQAANAIEKSAENTIGGNLGAAGMGLGVGAAMMGQVGNIFQQNQVTPNNTGSDVPPPPPLPGIQYHIVKDGKSDGPHSLNEISTMVAGGALSRESMVWKKGMAAWAAASSVEEIAELFNNVPPPIA, from the coding sequence ATGGGCCTGTTCAATATCCTTCGTAACGAATTTATAGATGTAATAGAGTGGGTTGATACCACCCAGAATACGCTTGTGTGGAAATTTCCGCGCCACGACAATGCCATAAAAATGGGTGCAAAACTCATTGTTCGCGAATCGCAGGCGGCTGTTTTCATGAATGAAGGACGTATTGCCGATGTATATGCTCCCGGCACTTATGAGCTTCAAACTCAGAATATGCCTTTGTTAACTACTTTAATGAGCTGGAAATATGGGTTTGAAAGCCCCTTTAAGGTTGATATATTCTTTGTAAGCCTGCGCCAGTTCACCAATCAAAAATGGGGAACTAAAAACCCGGTAATGATCCGCGATGCTGAATTTGGACCGGTACGGCTGAGGGCATTTGGTTCGTTTAACTTTAAGGTTCAGGATCCTAAAGTATTTATTAAGGAAATCGCTGCCACTAATCCTGATTTCATCATTGAAGATATCAATGAGCAGTTGCGTAACACCGTTGTTTCGCGAGGGATGGATGCTGTAGCCGAATCAAAAATAAACGTTCTTGACCTGGCAGCCAACTACAACGAAATGGGCAAATTCATAACAGAATCTATCCAGCCCGATTTCGCTGAACTTGGTTTAAACCTAACCAAACTATTAGTCGAAAATATCTCCCTGCCGCCCGAAGTTGAGCAGATGCTTGACAAACGCAGCGAAATGGGCATATTAGGTAATCTCGGCGCTTATGCACAATTCCAGGCTGCCAATGCTATAGAAAAATCTGCCGAAAATACCATTGGTGGTAACTTGGGAGCTGCCGGTATGGGTTTGGGTGTTGGCGCAGCGATGATGGGCCAGGTTGGCAATATCTTTCAGCAAAATCAGGTTACTCCTAATAATACCGGTAGTGATGTTCCACCTCCTCCACCCCTTCCGGGCATCCAATATCATATTGTCAAGGACGGGAAATCAGACGGGCCACACTCCCTTAACGAGATCAGCACTATGGTTGCGGGCGGGGCCTTAAGCAGGGAGAGCATGGTTTGGAAAAAGGGCATGGCTGCATGGGCGGCCGCATCATCTGTTGAAGAAATAGCCGAATTGTTTAATAATGTACCTCCGCCGATAGCCTGA
- a CDS encoding SRPBCC domain-containing protein, translating into MKDQDLTITISVDKTPKEAFDAINNVRGWWSEEVKGGTEKLNDEFTYKARDLHRCTMRLTEVIPNQKVVWLVLDNYFSFTQDQTEWKGTKVIFEISEQEGKTHIRFTHQGLVPQHECYEVCSNAWTGYITGSLYNLITTGKGEPNPKES; encoded by the coding sequence ATGAAAGATCAGGATTTAACTATAACCATTTCGGTAGATAAAACCCCAAAAGAAGCTTTTGATGCCATCAATAACGTTCGCGGATGGTGGTCGGAAGAAGTTAAAGGCGGCACAGAAAAACTCAATGACGAGTTTACCTACAAAGCCAGGGACCTTCACCGCTGTACCATGAGATTAACAGAAGTTATCCCCAATCAAAAAGTGGTTTGGCTTGTACTGGACAACTATTTTAGTTTCACCCAAGACCAAACCGAATGGAAAGGCACCAAAGTGATTTTTGAAATTTCCGAACAGGAAGGGAAAACACACATCCGTTTCACACACCAGGGCCTGGTCCCTCAGCATGAATGTTATGAGGTTTGTTCAAACGCCTGGACAGGTTATATTACCGGCAGCTTGTACAACCTCATTACTACGGGTAAAGGAGAGCCTAATCCTAAAGAAAGTTAG
- a CDS encoding IS3 family transposase produces MKDMYTRISLVRLCRLLGITRQAYYQHFWQQEASGIEDTLILQEVVSIRQDHRAMGGRKLYEKLHPFLLDHGIKMGRDALFDLLSANGLLVKKRRRRHVTTWSGHRFNRWPNIIRSLEVVRPNQLWVSDITYWKVKEEHLYISLITDAYSHKVVGYHLADTLETIETIQALKMALKDLPEQLPEALIHHSDRGVQYCTESYVKLLQDRYIKISMTENGDPLENAVAERMNGILKEEYLKHHRPENKQQAKQLLDRAIELYNKHRPHFSIGLLTPQHVHDKSLLPQKLWKNYYRKNTNIVNVSQDITTLVNT; encoded by the coding sequence ATGAAAGACATGTATACAAGGATCAGCCTTGTACGATTATGTCGGTTACTTGGTATTACCCGTCAGGCCTATTATCAGCACTTTTGGCAACAAGAAGCATCTGGAATAGAGGATACACTTATATTGCAGGAGGTTGTCAGCATTCGCCAAGACCACCGGGCAATGGGTGGCAGGAAGCTTTATGAAAAGCTGCACCCTTTTTTGCTTGATCATGGCATTAAAATGGGACGGGATGCACTGTTCGACCTGTTGTCAGCTAATGGACTGTTAGTAAAGAAACGCCGCAGGCGGCATGTGACGACCTGGTCGGGTCACCGGTTCAACAGATGGCCGAATATCATACGCAGCCTGGAGGTCGTCAGGCCTAACCAACTGTGGGTAAGCGATATCACCTACTGGAAAGTAAAAGAAGAACATTTGTACATCAGTTTGATAACGGACGCTTATTCGCACAAAGTAGTTGGCTATCATTTGGCTGATACCTTAGAAACGATCGAAACGATACAGGCCTTGAAAATGGCTTTAAAAGACCTGCCTGAACAATTGCCGGAGGCACTTATACATCACTCGGACCGGGGAGTGCAATATTGCACAGAAAGCTATGTAAAGCTATTACAGGACAGATACATCAAGATCAGTATGACCGAGAACGGTGACCCATTAGAGAATGCCGTTGCTGAACGAATGAACGGCATTCTTAAAGAAGAATATCTTAAGCATCACCGGCCTGAGAATAAGCAACAAGCAAAACAATTACTGGATAGAGCTATCGAGTTGTATAACAAACACCGGCCACACTTCAGTATCGGTCTGCTAACGCCCCAACATGTGCATGATAAAAGCTTGCTACCTCAAAAATTGTGGAAGAACTATTATCGCAAAAACACTAACATTGTAAACGTATCACAGGACATCACTACACTTGTAAATACATAA
- a CDS encoding SRPBCC domain-containing protein, whose product MAKIIQHQLFYPHPPAVVWEFLTDQELISQWLMPGDLKPIPGHEFQLRAKPMPEMDFDGIFYCKILEVIPLKKLSYSWKFGPGNGELSNSTVNWTLTEKDSGTELLLVHRDFKDSVNPLMFESMEKGWLVLINKMLQIINAEKDGTARA is encoded by the coding sequence ATGGCAAAGATTATTCAACACCAATTATTTTATCCGCACCCACCCGCAGTGGTTTGGGAATTTCTAACCGATCAGGAACTGATATCGCAATGGCTTATGCCCGGCGATCTGAAACCTATACCGGGCCATGAATTTCAGCTCAGGGCCAAACCGATGCCGGAGATGGATTTCGACGGGATTTTTTATTGCAAGATCCTGGAGGTTATCCCCTTAAAAAAGCTCTCCTATTCATGGAAATTCGGGCCGGGCAATGGCGAACTAAGCAACTCGACAGTGAACTGGACGCTAACTGAAAAAGATAGCGGCACCGAACTTTTGTTGGTACACCGTGATTTTAAAGACTCTGTAAATCCGTTGATGTTTGAATCGATGGAAAAAGGCTGGTTAGTGCTTATCAACAAAATGCTGCAAATTATAAACGCAGAAAAAGATGGAACAGCACGGGCTTGA
- a CDS encoding 7TM diverse intracellular signaling domain-containing protein gives MTKYLFVFYVCLWGLTSRAQNILRVDKTVQQHKFTLNEVKYLQDSTGKLTFRDIQKMSSSFTENSSYYPSNHHKNSTYWFRVCMYFSEPVNNNSIIELFDQTTDEVMAYMPDTTGGYIKSESGANLNFSSRLFHHKNFEFLIGDTKPGYHTYYFRIKSHNTVNVIIVYRTINYFIHYALNEYLTYGLFYGMILIFCFHNLLMFLAVKKKQYLYYVFYILSVGLYEMSADGIAFQYLWPGAPGLNNYGNGAALYFTSICALIFSKELLQVKTKAPQFNRLINYVLLLRTTYFLYCLIFNNSLFVYKFVEVIPLSLAFATGVYIYKNGYKPARFFVLAYSILFVGFIVKALTALGYTYFLPAPISYYSLSFCFIIEMVLLSFAIGDQVRILRKEKDAAHEETIRQMQLNSQLKDSINEELERQVEVRTHELVEKSNEVRQQSQIIENQNKELLRANLQLEKQAGEILRMNVLLEKDNVQLKTNIEKVTESRALSTELGYEEFSAKYPDQETCFKFLSALKWKDGFICTRCSNTTYCAGRLPHSRRCTKCSYEESALHNTIFQNSRIPINKAFYLTYLIYSTNGTISSHQLSEKLDIRQSTCWTYAIRIKKVLQEKKKSRKKNDQQGWTVLVM, from the coding sequence TTGACTAAGTATTTATTTGTTTTTTATGTTTGCCTGTGGGGGCTTACTTCCCGTGCTCAAAATATACTCCGGGTTGATAAAACTGTTCAGCAACATAAGTTTACCCTTAACGAGGTAAAATACCTGCAGGATAGCACGGGGAAGCTAACTTTCCGGGATATACAGAAAATGAGCTCCTCGTTTACCGAAAACAGCTCATACTACCCCAGCAATCACCATAAAAACTCCACCTACTGGTTCCGCGTATGCATGTACTTTAGCGAACCAGTGAACAACAACAGTATCATTGAGCTATTTGATCAAACAACCGATGAGGTAATGGCTTATATGCCTGATACAACAGGCGGCTATATCAAAAGTGAATCGGGCGCTAACCTTAATTTCAGCAGCAGGCTTTTTCATCATAAAAACTTTGAGTTTCTGATCGGAGATACCAAACCTGGCTATCATACTTATTATTTCAGGATCAAATCGCACAATACGGTGAACGTTATCATAGTTTACCGCACCATTAATTACTTTATTCATTATGCGCTTAATGAATATTTAACCTACGGCTTGTTTTATGGCATGATCCTCATTTTTTGTTTCCATAACCTGCTTATGTTCCTCGCAGTTAAAAAGAAACAATACCTCTATTACGTATTTTACATTTTAAGCGTGGGCCTTTACGAAATGAGTGCCGATGGCATTGCGTTCCAATATTTATGGCCGGGGGCGCCTGGTTTAAATAATTACGGTAACGGCGCCGCCCTATATTTTACCAGTATTTGTGCCCTGATATTCAGCAAAGAGCTATTGCAGGTTAAAACAAAAGCACCGCAGTTTAACAGGCTAATAAATTATGTGTTATTGCTGCGCACTACCTATTTTCTGTACTGCCTTATTTTCAACAATTCGTTGTTTGTATATAAGTTTGTTGAAGTGATCCCGTTATCGCTGGCTTTTGCTACCGGTGTGTATATCTATAAAAACGGCTACAAGCCGGCCCGCTTCTTTGTGCTGGCCTACTCGATATTGTTTGTGGGCTTTATTGTTAAAGCACTCACAGCTCTTGGTTACACCTATTTTTTACCAGCCCCTATAAGTTACTATAGCCTCAGCTTTTGTTTTATTATTGAGATGGTATTGTTATCATTTGCCATTGGCGACCAGGTAAGGATCCTTCGAAAAGAAAAAGATGCAGCCCATGAAGAAACCATAAGGCAAATGCAGCTAAACAGCCAGTTAAAGGATTCGATTAACGAAGAACTGGAGCGTCAGGTTGAAGTCCGCACGCATGAACTGGTTGAAAAATCAAATGAAGTAAGGCAACAAAGCCAGATCATCGAAAACCAAAACAAGGAACTGTTGCGGGCCAATCTGCAATTAGAGAAGCAGGCAGGCGAAATATTACGAATGAATGTTTTACTTGAAAAAGATAATGTTCAGCTGAAAACCAATATTGAAAAGGTTACCGAATCACGTGCTCTATCTACAGAACTGGGTTATGAAGAATTCAGCGCCAAGTATCCAGACCAGGAAACCTGTTTTAAATTCCTATCGGCTTTAAAATGGAAAGATGGTTTTATTTGTACCCGCTGCTCGAATACAACGTATTGTGCCGGAAGGCTGCCGCATAGCCGCAGGTGTACCAAATGCAGTTATGAAGAATCGGCCTTGCATAATACCATATTTCAAAACAGCCGTATTCCCATTAATAAGGCTTTTTACCTTACTTATCTTATTTACAGCACTAACGGTACCATATCATCGCACCAGCTTTCCGAAAAGCTCGATATCCGGCAAAGCACCTGCTGGACCTATGCCATCCGCATAAAAAAAGTGCTGCAGGAAAAGAAAAAATCGCGAAAGAAGAATGATCAACAAGGTTGGACGGTGTTGGTGATGTGA
- a CDS encoding SusC/RagA family TonB-linked outer membrane protein, producing the protein MKKKITLIFVLLITILTRSFAQDVTVKGIVKDSQGLPIPGATVKNKSTGAVTVTDIKGSYSITANSNATLIFSFVGSATQEQPIKGRTTIDVTLADANKQLEEVVVIGYGTRAVKDVTGAISSVKAEKLENEHPASATDIIRGNIPGISVGLNTSAKGGGTGDLQIRGKASLSGNVQPVIVLDGVIYPGQLADINPNDIDRVDVLRDPSALAVYGAQSAGGVVAITTKKGKKGGTQITLNANFGIAQLLQNQKYYTGDGFLNWRADGARSSNTSNPYYYYSNPNQLPDGVTLDQFLNGAKGDPTTIWLQRLGLFPNEIANYQAGKMTDWSKLIFRNGFRQDYTGSFSGSSETVKYYVSGNYTKNQNLIQGGQYTDGRFRVNLEGKAAKFLTLGVNAQFASRDEGAASTPLSNQGIDATEADWTQIINSSPYGDVYNADGSLRRIDTDDSGLNQRNPFLGNRYNQNVAVQNTLFSVLFARLDLPFGIKYTVNYAPAIESYRNFFFRPVANPNELSGGTAIRTQENRYRYNLDNILSWNKTFGIHSFDATFLLNKEKYQTWYTNASNTQLTPTDILGYHNIGAGNLPVESSDDRIYNADAIMGRINYTLLGRYIVTATVRRDGFSAFGLEHPREVYPSGAIAWVFSDESFMKGDAFKWLDYGKLRFSYGANGNRTSTTTADPSISLAVLGGVKYPTANNSGTVTNNSGIYVSTLQNAQLKWERTVGPNIGLDFTILHNRLSGSIDVYDRKTTDLLVKRSILDVQGYNSLNILPGGANNSNPYTNIGQVNNKGFEISLDGKIIKSENFNWNASGTFFLNRNKIVHLYGAFPVTDANGVTTNVEKDDIGNGWFIGHDINAVWDYKILGVWKTADATEAAKYGAKPGDFKLQDVNGDFKFTNDDKQFLGSTNPRFSWSLRNDFNFLKHFDVSFLLVSSIGQLRQYNQALNNPGSVGFARMNSYVLPYWTPDNQIDDYARLNSGSSGTTINVWRKASFVRLQTASIGYTFSPQLIKRLGISSAKLFVNASNAAVFSSWPLWDPQNGGPTPRYLSAGFNVVF; encoded by the coding sequence ATGAAGAAAAAAATTACGCTAATTTTTGTTTTACTTATTACAATACTAACACGGTCCTTTGCACAGGACGTTACCGTGAAAGGTATTGTTAAAGACAGCCAGGGTCTGCCAATACCTGGCGCCACTGTAAAAAACAAGTCAACAGGTGCCGTAACGGTTACGGATATAAAAGGCAGCTATTCTATTACAGCCAATAGCAACGCAACACTTATATTCAGCTTTGTGGGCTCTGCCACACAGGAGCAGCCAATTAAAGGCCGCACAACAATTGATGTAACACTGGCCGATGCCAACAAACAACTGGAAGAAGTTGTAGTAATAGGTTACGGCACACGTGCCGTTAAAGATGTTACCGGTGCCATCAGCAGTGTTAAGGCCGAGAAACTGGAAAATGAACACCCGGCCAGTGCTACGGATATTATCAGGGGTAATATCCCCGGTATTTCTGTTGGCCTGAACACTTCGGCCAAAGGCGGCGGTACGGGCGATCTGCAGATCAGGGGTAAAGCCTCTCTTTCGGGCAACGTTCAGCCTGTTATAGTATTGGATGGTGTTATTTATCCCGGTCAGCTGGCTGATATCAACCCTAACGATATCGACCGTGTTGACGTACTGCGTGACCCCAGCGCTCTTGCCGTATACGGTGCGCAATCGGCAGGTGGTGTTGTAGCTATTACCACTAAAAAAGGTAAAAAAGGCGGTACGCAGATCACCCTGAATGCCAATTTTGGCATAGCGCAATTGCTGCAAAATCAAAAATATTATACGGGCGATGGCTTCCTTAACTGGCGTGCCGACGGAGCCCGCAGCTCTAATACTTCAAACCCTTATTATTATTACAGCAATCCTAACCAGTTACCTGATGGCGTTACGCTTGATCAGTTTCTTAATGGTGCCAAAGGCGATCCAACTACTATCTGGCTGCAGCGCTTAGGCTTATTCCCGAACGAGATTGCCAACTACCAGGCCGGAAAGATGACCGATTGGTCAAAACTGATCTTCCGCAATGGCTTTCGCCAGGATTATACAGGTAGTTTCTCCGGAAGTTCAGAAACAGTTAAATACTACGTATCCGGCAACTACACCAAAAACCAGAACCTGATACAGGGCGGCCAGTATACCGACGGCCGTTTCCGTGTAAACCTGGAAGGCAAAGCCGCTAAATTTTTAACCCTTGGTGTAAACGCCCAGTTTGCAAGCCGCGACGAAGGCGCCGCCAGCACGCCGCTCAGCAACCAGGGTATTGATGCTACCGAAGCCGACTGGACCCAGATCATCAACTCATCCCCGTATGGCGACGTTTATAATGCCGATGGTTCCTTACGCCGGATAGATACTGACGATAGCGGCTTGAACCAGCGTAACCCTTTCCTGGGTAACCGCTACAATCAAAACGTAGCGGTTCAAAACACCCTGTTCTCTGTACTTTTTGCCCGTCTGGATCTCCCTTTCGGCATTAAGTATACGGTGAATTATGCGCCAGCCATCGAATCGTACCGGAACTTCTTTTTCCGTCCCGTAGCTAACCCTAACGAACTTTCGGGCGGTACTGCTATCCGTACACAGGAAAACCGGTACAGGTATAACCTCGATAACATCTTAAGCTGGAACAAAACATTTGGCATCCATAGCTTTGATGCAACCTTCCTGCTTAACAAAGAAAAATATCAAACCTGGTATACCAATGCTTCAAATACACAGTTAACACCAACCGACATCCTGGGTTACCACAACATAGGTGCCGGTAATTTACCTGTTGAAAGCAGCGATGACCGCATTTATAATGCAGATGCCATTATGGGAAGGATCAACTACACCTTATTAGGCAGATACATAGTTACCGCCACTGTACGCCGCGATGGTTTCTCAGCTTTCGGTTTGGAACATCCGCGGGAGGTTTATCCTTCGGGAGCAATTGCCTGGGTATTCAGCGATGAAAGTTTCATGAAAGGCGATGCTTTTAAATGGCTGGATTACGGTAAATTACGTTTCAGCTACGGTGCAAACGGTAACCGTACTTCAACTACTACTGCCGATCCTTCAATTTCATTGGCTGTATTAGGTGGCGTTAAATATCCAACGGCAAACAACTCTGGTACAGTTACCAATAACAGCGGTATTTATGTAAGCACCCTGCAAAACGCTCAGTTGAAATGGGAACGCACCGTAGGACCAAACATCGGTCTTGATTTCACCATATTGCACAACAGGCTTAGCGGCTCTATTGATGTTTACGACCGTAAAACTACCGACCTGCTTGTTAAACGCAGTATTCTTGATGTTCAGGGCTACAATTCATTAAACATTTTGCCGGGTGGCGCTAATAACTCCAACCCGTATACCAACATTGGCCAGGTTAACAATAAAGGGTTTGAAATTTCACTTGATGGCAAGATCATCAAAAGCGAAAACTTTAACTGGAATGCCAGCGGAACGTTTTTCTTAAATCGCAACAAAATCGTTCACCTGTATGGTGCATTCCCGGTTACCGATGCAAATGGTGTTACTACCAATGTCGAAAAAGACGATATCGGCAATGGCTGGTTCATTGGTCACGATATAAACGCTGTTTGGGATTACAAAATCCTGGGCGTATGGAAAACTGCAGATGCTACCGAAGCTGCTAAATATGGCGCTAAACCCGGTGATTTTAAACTGCAGGACGTAAACGGCGACTTTAAATTCACCAACGACGACAAGCAATTTTTAGGTTCAACCAATCCACGCTTCAGCTGGTCGTTACGTAACGATTTCAATTTCCTTAAACATTTTGATGTATCGTTCCTGCTGGTATCAAGCATTGGGCAGCTAAGGCAGTATAACCAGGCACTGAACAACCCCGGCAGCGTAGGTTTTGCGCGTATGAACTCGTACGTATTACCTTACTGGACACCTGATAACCAGATTGATGATTATGCACGCTTAAATTCAGGTTCATCAGGCACAACCATTAACGTTTGGCGTAAAGCTTCGTTTGTAAGGCTGCAAACCGCTTCTATTGGTTACACTTTCAGTCCGCAACTGATTAAACGCCTGGGTATCTCAAGCGCCAAATTATTTGTGAATGCAAGCAATGCCGCTGTGTTTTCAAGCTGGCCGCTTTGGGACCCGCAAAACGGCGGCCCTACACCAAGATATTTATCAGCCGGGTTTAACGTAGTTTTTTAA